Within Harpia harpyja isolate bHarHar1 chromosome 4, bHarHar1 primary haplotype, whole genome shotgun sequence, the genomic segment ATACTATGCTTTTATAACATAGCTGTGGGTGGAACAGACTCTGTAGGCACAGTTTGCACCCCATATTTGGAATAActggcaggaagaaagaaaacaggctgCAGTTCAATACATAGGGTatgagaatgtaaaaaaaaaaaaaaaagagagctgccTCTATTTGCCCACAAATTACTCTCTTCTGTGCCATAGAAAACCCAAAACCATCTTCAGTAAAACTGTACCCTAGTTGCATTCTTTATTCtggctttatttcttctttttcttttcttttttttttttttttttacagaagcagCCTACTTCTGTAGCATTTTAGAGAGGGATGCAATAAGGACTCCATCAGATCATATTTCAAATACTCAATTATTCATCTGATGGTAGAATCTCCACGCTTGCTTCCTGTATCTATATTTTAGTTTacttaaaagaaatttcagtacTATGAATGTCTGGTCAGGTGAGACAGACGTGTACTACAGCCTCCTTCCAAGCCTCAGAGAAGACGAGCAGTAGCAATACAGGAGAAACATGAAAAGATCAAGAGACAAATCACTCGACCCACTGGCACATCAAAAAATACCAACTACATTGATCTTACAGTACCATGCAATATGGGGAGGAAGGTTTTCCCCAAATGGAGAACAAGCAGATTAGGGAGCCAGACAACGATTTAACTTACTTTTAAAGACAAAGAACTCAGACAAATGGATAACCCTCAGGCAGCAGCATGCGCTGCAGAGTGTGCAAACAGTTCGTTCCCTGAAGGATCGGGATTTGCGGCACATCATAGTTCTCTTTTTTCATTCTCATCTGGAGACCTTCCTGCACCTTTTCCATTTGTAGACTGGTTTCAGAAAAGATCACACGTGAACATATACTGCATGATTTATCACATGCGTGGCGGTGCATTTATACTGTTAGATTAACTCTGCAACAACTGCTGTAAATAAGCTTTAGCTTTTGAATTAACCTAAAGCCTGAGCATAGCAACACATCTTACATATCCACAAGCTGCACAAAGCTTGTGGAGGCTCTCGGTGCCAACCAGCTCTGTGGGTTAACTATGGGAGAGACACGTACCACAGAAATATCTTGCAAAACACGGTCTGTAGGACCCCTTGCAATCCCATGCAGCCTGTCTGGGCTGGCCTCGTTTTGTTTCTCATTcatcttcctttctttaaaagatgGAAAAGTGGCACATCTTGCCCCCCAGGGTAAGAAATATGCCTCTGGTTGGCCACCAGTGACCCGGTCACTGACCAGACAGTGCCCAAACTTCATCCCCAGCAACAGTGGCTTGCGACACGAAGGCATCATGTGGCGATCGTTGCTGGGGAAACTGCATCTCCCACGGACACGTGGAAGTCCCCCGCCGTCCCAGGGAAGCACTGATGAATCACATTTCCTTCTTCATCCTCAAGTAaaggtggctggagagcagctccgCATCAAGGCCGCCATGTGAGATTTACAGCTGCTTGCAGTTCAGCACGCCTCTGGGCAACCTTTTAGGAGCAAAACCCAACCAATAAAGAAGGTAAATACCAGCTTTGCTGGGACTCCGCCTGGCTACCATCAGCCGCTCTTGCACAAGTGACTCTGGGAGCTGTTTCAGCAGCACATTTTTGCCTCTGGCGTGTAAAGTTCAAGTGGTGCTGTCTTGTTAAACATTGTTCCCTTCTTCTAAGGGATGTTCTTACACCCTCAGCCACAGAGGACTGACTTTGCCTGACTTACGAAAGCTAAAATGTAGTAAATACCTTGTTGTAAAGAATTTTATAGATTTTCACCCCAGGGAAGGCATTTTGACTAGCTGTATTTcaatgagacatttaaaaaaacaggcttgtgtgcatttttttaaattgctgtcatTACCATCTACGCAACAGGTAGTGAAAGCTGATGCTGCGGAGACTTGGTTTGTACTTTTTGACATAAGACTGGCAGAAAAATTGGCAGTTATCATGTTGATCATGTTTAAATCCACACCCTTGTACTGTGATTCAGCAAATTCCCAGAGTAACCCTGGTCTGAAACCCGGGTTCCTCCTTGTTCTGTCCTGCTGGGGGTGGATTTCCCCTAGAGAAGCCAATGAACAAAAGCTCATTTATTTCTGTAGGTGGTGAGGAGGAAACTGTCCACTATCTCCCCACCTCTTCCTGCAAAATGTTGGCTCTCTTTTGCACCGATCACTTCAGGTCACGAATGAAAATGGAAGCGAGCAGCAGCGGAGCTGGGGTATAGAAATTGTTGTTTCGAATGGCActccctggctctgctccacGCTTCATAAATAATAGCTCTCACCTCATTTTGGCTacaaagagaagcaaaagcaAGCTGCCTCTGTCTTCAGCAAACCTAAGGTGCTCTCTTGGAGAGGTAGGACTGAGAACTCTGTTCTTAGCTGACATTATCGAGGAAATACGCTCGCTTTCTTTTTTcggctgcaggtttttttgccaCAGTTGCGGCAGCATCTTGATGGGGAAGCTGATCTCCAAAGGCCAGCCCAAAAGAGATGCTCGAGTTGTCATGCTGGGGCTCGACTTCGCCGGCAAATCCACCCTTCTGTACAAACTGAAGAGCGGATGGGCTGTGGAGACCTGCCCGACGGTGGGCTTCAACGTGGAGTCTCTCCAAACACCCTGTCGCGTATCCTTCACCCTCTGGGATGTCGGCGGACAAGGCAGCCTGCGGGCGAGCTGGCCTGACTACCTGGAGGACACCAACACCCTCATCTTCGTGCTCGACAGCACGGACACGGCTCGGCTGCCCGAAGCGATGGCAGCGCTCGAGGAAGTCCTGAGCCACCCCAGCATGGCTGgcatccccatcctcctcctggcCAACAAGCAGGAGATGCCGGGAGCGTTGGCTCCCGCCGAGCTGGGGGAGAAGCTGCGGCGGGGGCGGCTGGCGAGGCACCCTTGGGTGCTCCGGGGATGCAGTGCCCACACCGGCCAGGGACTGCAGGAAGCCCTGGCCGTCCTGGGAGAGCTGCTGCAGATCTGGAGCAGAGCTCCCCGTCCCAAGAGCAGCCCCTCGCAGGGCCAGCGGGGAGGAGGCGAGCTCCGGAGTAAAGCTGAACCTCAGGTGGATGCTTCCCACTCGTCGCTGCCGGCAGGTTTGTCGTAGAGGATCCCAGCCTCCGGGTATCCCCTAAAATGAGCAGACCTGCGGCCGGCATGTGTCGTGGAACACCCAGCTGAAACCCACCAGGAAGACCTCCGAGCAAAACTCCCATCGTGGAGCATTTTTGGCCCCGTCTCTTGGACTCTCATCACCAGCTGTGGCTTTTCCCGCTGTCGCCAGGTTCTGCTCATCCATTGCGTGCGTGTCCAGTGCTTCAGCAGGGATGCTTTTTGCCAGCGCAACATAAATTATAACAGAGATGTGCACAAGGGACAGaagaggttttcttctttctgcagctcccagcccagaTGCAGCTATCCTGATGGGGTGATCCCCACCGCGGGGGGGGTGTTTGAATGCTCCCCGTGCTGCTTCTCTCTCAGTTCAAATCACACGTTCATCAGGTGGAAAAGCAGGCAGCCACTAAAAGGAATGGCTGAACAGAAGCAGCATAAGCACAGGACTTTGAATGGGCAACAGCTAATTGGTTTTAGTGTGGCAGCTACAGGTATAATCTTCAAGCCATGGAAGCAAGTCAGGATTCAATGGTGTAAAGTGGTTCGAGGATGTGTGTatattaatttctgcatttcttgttTTGGGTCTTTCTTTTCCATTCGTTATTTTTATCAAATACTGATTTCATGAAAATGGCACCTCATTTTCCTTGgattatatttaaatacagagaaataaaatctgactTCTAGATGCTTGGAAACACATCTGCATGGCCAGTCAACCTCTAAATATCCTCATGGTAGCCTGAACAGCCAAGACAAAGCCCTTCTCTCAGACTTTTTGAAACTGGATGAGACCGCTCTATAGGCAATGATTGGTAACCATGGGCACCTATGGGTATGGGCAGGTTTGTAACCAAAGGGCTCTTCACACTCAGCTGCACCCGGGGCCGTCGAAATGCCCCTGGCAGCTCACAATGGGGCCAGGTCCTTTGTTGCAGTGATGGTCTTTGTCCGATCCGGCTGAACCTACCATTGGAAAGATCTATAAAATGTGTACCTGCAGGCTCCCTGTACCCAAAATTCTGTTATTTGgggttaaaattaagaaatatcaTAGGGGTCCTTCCTTTATTATGAAATGAATGAAAGTGGTGGGGGAAGGCGAGAGAAAGGACACAAAATTTTCAGGCAGCAGAAGTCAGCTGCTTTCAAGGAAGAACTTATTCAACCTAGAAACACCAAGGAGAAATACATGGCGAAAGCCCCTTGTGTTCATACCAGAGCATTTTACAGTTGTTAAGGAATTAATCATCCAGCTGTTACTGGTGCTGTTATTAGCCTCATTTCATagaaggcagcagctggaaaacaagGCTTAAACAGTCATGAAGAAACAGAATATGACATTTATAGGAAGGTCTCAATAAAAGAAAGCCTTCCCAGtggaaaaaatcacatttttttagCTGCGTTAATATAGAAGAACTATTATATGCTATAAAATAGTAGTCCAGCGTTGATCTGGCCTAAGTGATCATGGTTATGAGTATACTTAAACAGCACTGAAACGTATAACAAATTATATGGCAAAGCTGCGTGCATGGTAAGGAGGGCAAAATCACATCTTTAAATCTTTGCAGTTACCGTAAGCAGGTCGATCTGCCTTTGGCTGGTCGTAGGTGCTCATTGTTTGCTTCTAACACACAAGTCTCCAATGCATGTGTTGGGTATTTGACTGTCAGAGGTGGACCAAGAGTTTTTGTGAGACAGCAGCACACGTGCTAGTACCTAGACAGCGATGAACGAACTCAGGTCATCTATGCAACCCGGTCACCAGTACATGAAAAAGCCACATCTTCTCGGGGGTCCGTCTGGCCATTTTGAACACCAGTCCTAGAGGCACAATGCAAAAGGTTCTGTGTTGCATTGCCATACCAAAAAAATTCTCCTTATTGAGTTCACTGATGTTTCGGTCTTGCATCTCATGTGGTACAAAGCAGAGTATTGTACATTAGGGTGGAGGATCGGCAATAGTTTAAACTCAACACAGACTGAAGGGTTGTCCTGATGATGTTTCACTCTTAATTGGCTCTTGATGCATGCATTTGACTCTACAGGATTGTCTGCTGGTGGTTAAAAAAGGCACTGAAGCTATCCCATTCCCCCGTGGGTGTTTTTTAAgcccttcaaagagaaaaaataggcTCCTCTGGCAGCAAATAGAGGTAACCACCAGACTTTTGTAGATaccagcaattaaaaattaaaatagcgaGGTAGAAGGTGGGGAAGAAGGGGTTGCTCTTGGCAGTGGGAACCCTGAATGCCTGAAACTGATGAAGCAACATCCTGGTTGCTGAAAGCGTTCTCACTTCCCCTGAAGCAGTAATTTGGCAAAACACCCCATCTCATGGGGAGTCATGTGATTTACCATCCTTGTTTTCTGGAATAAGGCTTTTCTAGATGCTCAGTCACATTACTCAGTTCATTTATG encodes:
- the ARL11 gene encoding LOW QUALITY PROTEIN: ADP-ribosylation factor-like protein 11 (The sequence of the model RefSeq protein was modified relative to this genomic sequence to represent the inferred CDS: inserted 1 base in 1 codon) yields the protein MALPGSAPRFINNSSHLILATKRSKSKLPLSSANLRCSLGEVGLRTLFLADIIEEIRSLSFFGCRFFCHSCGSILMGKLISKGQPKRDARVVMLGLDFAGKSTLLYKLKSGWAVETCPTVGFNVESLQTPCRVSFTLWDVGGQGSLRASWPDYLEDTNTLIFVLDSTDTARLPEAMAALEEVLSHPSMAGIPILLLANKQEMPGALAPAELGEKLRRGRLARHPWVLRGCSAHTGQGLQEALAVLGELLQXLEQSSPSQEQPLAGPAGRRRAPE